From the Xyrauchen texanus isolate HMW12.3.18 chromosome 49, RBS_HiC_50CHRs, whole genome shotgun sequence genome, one window contains:
- the LOC127640566 gene encoding synembryn-A-like isoform X1, giving the protein MQMDLNAIIEKMETGDQDAALTALQTYNKEKSQCFSFTPGEEEDRENGHLPKRLGELVLGFLERDLQPSCQLACLESIRILSRDKKCLAPFATHHAMQILIRHAGLDQGEGGMTPHTEIPDLEVIVEALKCLCNIIFNSEAAQEAGAELQMIVGLAERMKQCREPQWNHDVRFFDLRLTFLITALRVDVRAQLAHDLRGVSLLSEVLDATLCLCWPDTYEVARAGVDGCSELSELGRQETERAMEILKILFNVTFDCNRRKVDEVRLMCLHPPPLSSTVHALFFNSLDSGSNFPTHYFHRVFII; this is encoded by the exons ATGCAAATGGACTTAAATGCCATCATAGAGAAAATGGAAACGGGCGATCAAGACGCCGCGCTGACAGCTTTACAGACCTATAATAAAGAG aagtcaCAGTGTTTTTCATTTACCCCAGGGGAGGAGGAAGACAGAGAG AATGGACATTTGCCAAAG CGGCTGGGCGAGCTAGTGCTCGGCTTCCTGGAGCGAGACCTCCAGCCTTCATGTCAGCTGGCCTGTCTGGAAAGCATCCGCATCCTCTCGCGTGATAAGAAGTGCCTGGCTCCATTCGCCACCCACCACGCCATGCAGATATTGATCCGACATGCTGGATTGGATCAGGGTGAAGGTGGCATGACACCCCACACGGAGATCCCAGACCTGGAAGTAATCGTGGAAGCTCTGAAGTGCTTATGcaacatcatcttcaacagtgaagcaGCTCAGGAGGCAGGCGCGGAGCTTCAGATGATCGTGGGATTAGCAGAGAGGATGAAACAGTGCCGCGAGCCACAATGGAATCACGACGTTCGATTCTTCGACCTGCGGCTCACGTTTTTGATTACCGCCCTCCGGGTGGATGTGAGAGCCCAGCTTGCACATGATTTGCGGGGTGTTAGTCTGCTCTCAGAGGTGTTGGATGCCACACTCTGCCTGTGTTGGCCTGACACGTATGAGGTGGCCCGTGCGGGTGTGGACGGGTGCTCAGAGCTGTCCGAGTTGGGGAGGCAGGAGACGGAGCGAGCCATGGAGATCTTAAAGATTCTTTTCAATGTCACCTTCGATTGCAACCGCCGTAAAGTGGACGAGGTGAGACTTATGTGTTTGCATCCACCACCATTGAGTTCAACAGTACATGCACTCTTTTTCAACAGTCTTGATTCAGGAAGTAattttcccactcattatttccATAGGGTTTTCATAATTTAA
- the LOC127640566 gene encoding synembryn-A-like isoform X2 encodes MQMDLNAIIEKMETGDQDAALTALQTYNKEKSQCFSFTPGEEEDRERLGELVLGFLERDLQPSCQLACLESIRILSRDKKCLAPFATHHAMQILIRHAGLDQGEGGMTPHTEIPDLEVIVEALKCLCNIIFNSEAAQEAGAELQMIVGLAERMKQCREPQWNHDVRFFDLRLTFLITALRVDVRAQLAHDLRGVSLLSEVLDATLCLCWPDTYEVARAGVDGCSELSELGRQETERAMEILKILFNVTFDCNRRKVDEVRLMCLHPPPLSSTVHALFFNSLDSGSNFPTHYFHRVFII; translated from the exons ATGCAAATGGACTTAAATGCCATCATAGAGAAAATGGAAACGGGCGATCAAGACGCCGCGCTGACAGCTTTACAGACCTATAATAAAGAG aagtcaCAGTGTTTTTCATTTACCCCAGGGGAGGAGGAAGACAGAGAG CGGCTGGGCGAGCTAGTGCTCGGCTTCCTGGAGCGAGACCTCCAGCCTTCATGTCAGCTGGCCTGTCTGGAAAGCATCCGCATCCTCTCGCGTGATAAGAAGTGCCTGGCTCCATTCGCCACCCACCACGCCATGCAGATATTGATCCGACATGCTGGATTGGATCAGGGTGAAGGTGGCATGACACCCCACACGGAGATCCCAGACCTGGAAGTAATCGTGGAAGCTCTGAAGTGCTTATGcaacatcatcttcaacagtgaagcaGCTCAGGAGGCAGGCGCGGAGCTTCAGATGATCGTGGGATTAGCAGAGAGGATGAAACAGTGCCGCGAGCCACAATGGAATCACGACGTTCGATTCTTCGACCTGCGGCTCACGTTTTTGATTACCGCCCTCCGGGTGGATGTGAGAGCCCAGCTTGCACATGATTTGCGGGGTGTTAGTCTGCTCTCAGAGGTGTTGGATGCCACACTCTGCCTGTGTTGGCCTGACACGTATGAGGTGGCCCGTGCGGGTGTGGACGGGTGCTCAGAGCTGTCCGAGTTGGGGAGGCAGGAGACGGAGCGAGCCATGGAGATCTTAAAGATTCTTTTCAATGTCACCTTCGATTGCAACCGCCGTAAAGTGGACGAGGTGAGACTTATGTGTTTGCATCCACCACCATTGAGTTCAACAGTACATGCACTCTTTTTCAACAGTCTTGATTCAGGAAGTAattttcccactcattatttccATAGGGTTTTCATAATTTAA